Proteins co-encoded in one Cytophaga hutchinsonii ATCC 33406 genomic window:
- a CDS encoding DDE-type integrase/transposase/recombinase: protein MPAIRTRSKYDTSVIYLYYHNKEHLISETLRRSIPYSTISTWRNNDPSTSYIGYEIRHKLDQAFEHMEHIHERAALKKTLNIVTKTWIRIAHIVNPFLNKHKQYKDVVINEVQHLCRILPKRIALKLAGISSNTFHYRLNKLKNICHDSAFALCFKRHPLQLSFKEISIMKQLLMDIRFICWPVSSITYFAKRNKLLAASLSTWYKYVPLLGVRNKQQKEKHVHTGLVTTAPNQFLHVDTTFWNIKHDVKAAIVLVSDNFSKAILGWSVSLQKNAHNVKCALDAAIQTIHQYHPEHPCTILMADGGTENHNITIHELLKNTVQPEITKIIALKDISFSNAPIEAINKIIKVYLRFYQPATLSQLIECVKLTVHDYSFVRPHGSLNGMVPMEIYTNQQFNMDTKSFMAEAKSKRIEQNRNHMCRTCK from the coding sequence ATGCCTGCTATCCGCACACGCAGCAAATACGACACATCTGTTATATATTTATATTATCACAACAAAGAACATCTTATATCAGAAACGTTGCGTAGATCGATTCCATATTCTACTATTTCCACCTGGCGAAATAATGATCCCAGTACTTCTTATATAGGTTATGAGATAAGGCACAAACTCGACCAAGCCTTTGAACACATGGAGCATATACATGAACGTGCTGCACTAAAAAAAACACTCAATATTGTTACCAAAACATGGATCCGTATTGCACACATCGTTAATCCTTTTCTTAATAAACACAAACAGTATAAAGATGTCGTCATAAATGAAGTTCAGCATTTATGTAGGATACTACCCAAACGCATTGCTCTAAAGCTTGCAGGAATTTCGTCCAATACTTTTCACTACAGATTAAACAAACTAAAAAATATCTGTCACGATTCTGCTTTTGCATTATGTTTTAAAAGACATCCGTTACAATTGTCTTTTAAAGAAATCAGCATCATGAAACAATTGCTCATGGACATACGATTTATCTGCTGGCCTGTTTCTTCTATTACATATTTTGCTAAACGAAACAAATTACTTGCTGCATCTTTGAGTACATGGTATAAGTATGTTCCGCTACTTGGAGTAAGGAATAAACAACAAAAAGAAAAACACGTGCACACAGGACTTGTCACAACCGCTCCCAATCAGTTTCTGCATGTGGATACAACCTTCTGGAATATTAAACACGACGTAAAAGCTGCTATTGTATTGGTGAGTGATAATTTTTCAAAAGCGATTCTGGGATGGAGTGTTTCTTTACAAAAAAATGCACATAATGTAAAGTGCGCACTTGATGCCGCTATACAGACTATACATCAATATCATCCAGAGCATCCATGCACAATACTCATGGCAGATGGAGGTACAGAGAATCACAATATTACCATTCATGAACTACTTAAAAATACAGTCCAACCTGAGATAACTAAAATCATAGCATTAAAAGATATTTCCTTTTCAAACGCCCCTATTGAAGCTATTAACAAAATCATTAAAGTATATCTTCGGTTTTATCAACCAGCTACTTTGTCTCAGCTTATTGAATGTGTAAAGCTTACGGTGCATGATTATTCGTTTGTACGCCCGCATGGTTCTTTAAACGGAATGGTTCCGATGGAAATCTATACCAATCAACAGTTCAATATGGATACAAAATCGTTTATGGCTGAAGCAAAAAGCAAACGTATCGAACAAAATCGTAATCACATGTGCCGAACCTGTAAATAA
- the efp gene encoding elongation factor P, translating into MAKPNDLSRGSFIRYNGELLTITEIEHRTPGNLRAFYQAKMKNVKSGKSAEARFRADEDIDMVRVEVKELQYLYKDGDSLVCMDTETFDQIYIPTILFGDAIDFVKEEMNMLISFDGETPIQGELPSHVEMEVTYTEPGIKGDTATKTLKPATVDNGPTITVPLFVEIGDRIKIDTRTRAYVERVK; encoded by the coding sequence ATGGCTAAACCTAATGATCTTTCCAGAGGTTCATTCATTCGTTACAATGGAGAACTTCTTACAATTACTGAAATTGAACACCGCACACCCGGTAATTTAAGAGCTTTCTATCAGGCTAAAATGAAGAATGTTAAATCCGGCAAATCAGCTGAAGCCCGTTTCAGAGCAGACGAAGATATTGACATGGTTCGTGTTGAGGTAAAAGAGCTGCAGTACTTATATAAAGACGGCGACAGCCTTGTTTGCATGGATACTGAAACGTTCGATCAGATCTATATTCCAACGATCTTATTCGGTGATGCAATTGATTTTGTAAAAGAAGAAATGAATATGCTGATTTCCTTTGATGGTGAAACGCCTATTCAAGGTGAACTACCTTCACATGTAGAAATGGAAGTAACCTATACAGAGCCCGGTATTAAAGGAGATACAGCAACTAAAACATTAAAGCCTGCAACAGTTGATAACGGACCTACGATTACAGTACCGTTATTTGTTGAGATCGGCGACCGCATAAAAATTGACACCCGCACGCGTGCCTATGTGGAGCGTGTAAAATAA
- a CDS encoding heavy-metal-associated domain-containing protein gives MKKALSLIILITFLAACSSKPNAQAEFHVRGNCEMCKERIDKTVLAIRGVDKADWNVETETIQIAYDSTVVKPVEIEKVIAATGHATTHIPMDTAAHAKLPECCQVNQGFAH, from the coding sequence ATGAAAAAGGCACTTAGTCTCATTATACTTATTACATTCCTGGCCGCATGTAGCAGCAAACCAAATGCACAGGCTGAATTTCATGTGCGCGGGAATTGTGAAATGTGCAAAGAACGCATCGATAAAACTGTACTTGCAATCCGCGGCGTTGACAAAGCAGACTGGAATGTAGAAACAGAAACTATTCAGATTGCATATGATTCTACCGTAGTAAAGCCGGTAGAGATTGAAAAAGTTATTGCTGCAACAGGGCACGCTACCACCCATATACCAATGGATACTGCAGCACATGCTAAACTACCTGAATGCTGCCAGGTAAATCAGGGCTTTGCGCATTAA
- a CDS encoding SET domain-containing protein, protein MTQINHSIVVKKQCAYKDSTGTRCKNTCTLTHPYCEKHTESELGFKVAQSTVPFAGLGLFTLKKIKKGSVALLYEGEKLTVEQYNKRYDKEGHGEYGMTLGKKHVIDARKTSSGLGRFVCDFTGSDKKANVEYLDNEGVIEIVAKKKIKPGEELLVDYGDEMRTAMGFQPEKKKKDKKKKSDKSEKKDKKKKKK, encoded by the coding sequence ATGACTCAAATAAACCATTCCATCGTTGTAAAAAAACAGTGTGCGTATAAAGATTCAACAGGCACGCGTTGCAAAAACACCTGTACATTAACGCATCCCTATTGCGAAAAACACACGGAAAGTGAACTTGGTTTTAAAGTTGCACAATCAACGGTTCCGTTTGCAGGTTTAGGTTTGTTTACGTTAAAGAAAATTAAAAAAGGATCCGTAGCTCTTTTATACGAAGGAGAAAAACTAACGGTTGAACAATATAATAAACGTTACGACAAAGAAGGTCATGGTGAGTACGGCATGACACTTGGTAAAAAACATGTAATCGATGCACGTAAGACATCCTCTGGCTTAGGCCGTTTTGTATGCGACTTCACAGGTTCGGATAAAAAAGCAAATGTTGAATACCTGGATAACGAAGGAGTGATTGAAATTGTAGCGAAGAAGAAAATCAAACCGGGCGAAGAACTGCTTGTCGATTACGGCGATGAAATGCGTACGGCTATGGGTTTCCAGCCGGAGAAGAAAAAGAAAGACAAAAAGAAAAAGTCGGATAAATCTGAGAAGAAAGATAAAAAGAAGAAAAAGAAATAG